In the Paramormyrops kingsleyae isolate MSU_618 chromosome 6, PKINGS_0.4, whole genome shotgun sequence genome, one interval contains:
- the angptl7 gene encoding angiopoietin-related protein 7: protein MMRQTAVLNMLTLGVTLVLLGQSTGAQRDPRRRAAPTSKAACCEDMRALKVQLANVSSLLEELWRKQETEARGLTRQMLELERRSQNQEARVTEAEGKYSEINNRVEIMQLQTAQAVTHTSAEAIYDCASLYTRNYKISGQYKLPADEFMGTPELEVYCDMETNGGGWTVIQRRKVGLTSFDRDWKQYKRGFGAIRGDFWLGNDNIFRLTRQPTVLHIEMEDWEGEVRYAQYQHFTLSNELNSYRLHIAGYSGNAGQDSLRYHNNTNFSAKDKDNDKCVDNCAQLRKGGYWYNCCTDSNLNGVYYRYGEHRTGTDGITWYGWHGPNYSLKRVEMKIRPQNFRP, encoded by the exons ATGATGCGGCAGACGGCCGTGCTGAACATGCTGACCCTGGGCGTGACACTGGTGCTGCTGGGACAGAGCACCGGCGCCCAGAGGGATCCACGCAGGAGGGCGGCCCCCACATCCAAGGCTGCCTGCTGTGAGGACATGCGGGCACTGAAGGTACAGCTCGCCAACGTCAGCAGCCTGCTGGAGGAACTGTGGCGGAAGCAGGAGACGGAGGCGCGTGGCCTGACCCGGCAGATGCTGGAGCTGGAACGCCGCAGCCAGAATCAGGAGGCTCGCGTCACCGAGGCCGAGGGCAAGTACTCAGAGATCAACAACCGCGTGGAGATCATGCAGCTGCAGACAGCACAGGCCGTCACGCACACCAGTGCAG AGGCCATCTACGACTGTGCCTCGCTGTACACCAGGAACTACAAGATCTCGGGCCAGTACAAGCTGCCGGCTGACGAATTCATGGGCACACCGGAGCTGGAG GTTTACTGCGACATGGAGACCAATGGCGGAGGCTGGACTGTTATCCAGAGGCGCAAGGTGGGCCTGACATCCTTCGACCGCGACTGGAAGCAGTACAAGCGCGGCTTCGGCGCCATCCGCGGCGACTTCTGGCTGGGCAACGACAACATCTTCCGGCTGACCCGCCAGCCCACCGTGCTGCACATTGAGATGGAG gaCTGGGAGGGTGAGGTCCGGTACGCTCAATACCAGCACTTCACCCTCAGCAACGAGCTGAACAGCTACAGGCTGCACATCGCCGGCTACAGCGGCAACGCTGGACAGGACTCTCTGCGGTACCACAACAACACCAACTTCAGTGCCAAAGACAAGGACAACGACAAGTGTGTGGACAACTGTGCCCAGCTGCGCAAAG GGGGCTACTGGTACAACTGCTGCACGGATTCCAACCTGAACGGCGTGTACTATCGCTACGGGGAGCACAGAACAGGCACGGATGGCATCACCTGGTATGGCTGGCATGGACCCAACTACTCACTGAAGAGGGTCGAGATGAAGATCAGGCCCCAGAACTTCCGGCCATAG